The Tessaracoccus flavus genome includes the window CTGGACCTGTTGGCGTTCTGCCTCTTCATGGCCAGCGCCTTCGGCATCGGGCTGCTCGTGCAGAACAGCGCCGCCGCCATCGCGATCGTCCTCGTCGGACCGATGGCGATCCAGATCCTGCGCCAGTTCAGCGAGTGGATGAGCGAGACCTTCGCGTGGGTCGACATGAACGGTGTCGCGCAGCAGATGCAGATGGGCGGCGACCCGGGCATGTGGCCGCAGCTGCTCGTCGCCTCCGTCTTCTGGGTGGTCCTTCCCTTGGTGGGCGGCGTCTGGTGGACCTTCCGCCGCGAGGCCGCCTGAGGTCCGGCCGGGGCCGGGGTCAGGGGGCGAGCTCGAACAGGTCGCCCGGCTGGCAGCCCAGGGCGTCGCAGAGGGCGATCAGGGTGGTGAACCTGATCGCCCTCGCTCGGTCGTTCTTCAGGACCGAGAGGTTGACCAGCGAGATCCCCACCCTCTCCGCGAGTTCGGTGAGGGTGAGGCCGCGTTCGGCGGCCAGCTCACCATCTCGTTCACGTCCCCGTTCATCGAGACCGACTACCACGCCGCGTTCGTCCGGCACCTGACCAGCGCGGGGATCCCTGTGGAGATCACCGCCAGCCGGGTCACCGCCGACGAACTGGCCGAGGTGGCCGGGCCGACAGACCACGACATGGAGGCGACGGACGCATGAGGCTGTGCGCGTCCTGCGGGGGACAGGTGGCGGGGGAGTGGGCCGAATGCCCGCTGTGCCGTGTGGAACTCGACCACGTTGAGGCGAGGCTGGCCAGCAGGGAGATCTTCCCGGCGCCCCCGCTTCGCTTCGATCGACGACAGGTCTGGGCGGCCGTGGTGGCGTTGTCTGTGCTGGTCCTCATCTTTTCATTCGCCGCACCGGCGCTGGTTCCGGGCCTCGTCGCTCCCGTGCGCACCGTGTGGCTGTCGGTCGCGGTGGTCTGGCTCGTGGTGATCGCGGCCGTCCAGCGCCGACGTAACGTCGGGAGCCTGGTGGGCTGGCTCGTCCTGCTGCTGTCCGTCGCTGCCGTCGTCTGGAACCAGTACGACGGCCCCGACTTCTGGGCCACGACATGGGTCGTCCCAGCCATCTGTACGGCCGCCAACCTCGCCCTCGGCGTCATCGTCTGGATCGTCCGCCTCGACCCGCAGGAGCATCTGGCGAAGGCGCTCCTCGTCGGGCTGATCGGCCTCGTGCCGGGGTTGTTCGTCCTCTTCGGGTGGGTCGCAACACCTCTACCGGCGTTGATCTGCGTGGGGTTCAGCCTGCTGGTGGTGTCACTCATCCTCATCATCCGGCCGCGCCAACTCGGGTCGGCGCTCCGCCGGCGGCTGCACCTCTAGACGAGCGGTTGCCTAGACTTCCTGCATGCACAATCACTTCGACGATCAGGCCGCCACGTGGGACGAGGACCAGTCCAAGATCGAGCGGGCGCGCACGATCGCCGACGCCATCGTCGAGAGCCTTCGGCTGAACGGCGATGAGCGGGTCCTGGAGTACGGCGCCGGCACGGGTCTCGTCGCGCAGGCGCTCGGGGAGGGGGTCGGCGCGCTGACGCTGGCGGACTCATCGGCCGGCATGCGGGCGGCGATGACGACGAAGGTCGAGCGAGGGACGCTTCCAGCGGCCACTCGGGTGTGGGACCTGGACCTGTCGACCGACGAGGTGCCGGCGGGGGAGGCTTTCGATCTCATCGCGAGCAGCCTCGTGCTGCACCACATCGGCGAGCTGGATCGCGTCCTGGAGGGGTTCTGGAGCCTGTTGCGCTCTGGCGGCAGCGTCGCCATCGCGGACCTCGATCGTGAGGACGGCTCGTTCCACGAACACCTGCACGACTTCGACGGCCACAACGGATTCGATCGCGACGACCTCCGCAGTCGGCTGGAAGCGGCCGGATTCGTCGACGTGAGGTTCGACGACTGCGGGGAAGTCCACAAAGCCGGGCGTTCATTCGGCCTCTTCCTGGCAACCGCGCGTCGTCCCTGACTGGGAGAGATGCACGCGCGGACACGGTTCACGACCTAGACGCGGGGGTCGGTTTTCCCTCACTAACGGCGTCGGACGAGCGAGGGGTCAGGCGGTGACCTCAAGCGACGTCGTCAGGTCGCAGACAGAGCTGCCCCCGGCGAACAGGTCGATGACCGTGGGGTCCTGCACCCAGGTGCGGGTCGCGGCGCTCCAGTAGCGCAGCTGGTCCGGACCGAGCTCGAACTCGACGTCCACCGACGCACCCGCCGGCACGTGCACCCGACGGAAGGCCCTGAGCTCGCGAACCGGCCGGGTAGAGGTGCCGTAGCGCTGGTGGATGTAGAGCTGCGCCACCTCGTCCGAGTCCACCTCAGAGGTGTTGGTGAGCGTCACCGCGACCGTGCCCGTCTCCCCGACGGCGACACTCGACGGCGCCCGCAGGTCCGAGTACTCCACCGTCGCGTAGGTGAGGCCGTGACCGAACGGGTAGAGCGGGGTGCTCTCCTCGTCCCAGTAGCGCTTGTCCGCCTCCTCGGGCTGGAACGTGCGGTAGTGCGAGTGCACCATCGGCACCTGGCCCACATGCCGCGGCCAGGTGAAGGGCAACCGGCCGGCGGGGGAGACGTCGCCGAACAGCACCCGGGCGACGGCGTCTCCGCCCCGCACCCCCGGATACCAGATCTGGACTATGGCGTCGGCGTTCGCGTCGGCCCAGCGCAGGTCCAGCGGGCGGCCCGACATCACGAGCACCACCATCGGGGTGCCCGTGGCGTGGACCCGCTGCAGCAGCTCGAGCTGGCGGCCCGGGAGGTCGAGCGTGGAGACGCGGCGATCTTCACCGCGATCGTCATGGTCACGATGTTCTATCTCGGCCCCTGGGCGTGGCAGTGCCTCGCGATCGGCATACTATCTTCATGCCCCAGTCGTACGACCGTCAAAATGTCACCGAACGTTACAGCTGAGGAGGCGTCGGATGAGCGCAGAAAAATGGGTTGTGTGCGTTGTATCGTTGATGGTGTCGGCTTTTGCGCTGTCGGCTTGTACGAATCAAGCTGACCGAGCGAGCTTGCCTGCAAGTGAGGATCATACATCGGCCGGCTCTGAACGCGGCGGCCGAGTGAGTCCAGAACCATCTGCTTCCTCTACGGTCCAGATGGTTGCGGAGGAAGTATGGTACGAGACCCTAGAGCAGATGGCAGCTAATAGCGTCGCGGTGGTGACTTTCGAATTGCTGGAGACGGAGTATGGTCTTGTTTATCCGGACTGGTCCTCTGACGATCCGATGATCAACCCCTACGCGGGGACTGACTTCACTCCGAGTCGGGAAGAGACCGCCGGACGACCGGGAACCTTCCATCATGTTCGAGTGGTTTCGGTAGCCGCGGGCGACCTCAGCCCAGGAGATGAGATTGTGATCTTGGAAGCGGGCGGCGAGGTTGATGGCGTTATGTACGAAGCGGTGGGTCGACCGGAATTGACAGAGGTCGAACTCCTGTTCCTCGACGCGACTTCTGAGGATCGATACGTGATCCTGGGGTCACAGGCACGGTTCGCGTCCGATGGTGAAGGTGGTTACCGTTCTCTAGTGTCTCCCGAGCTGCAAATTACGCCCGATGATCTTGATGAGCTCGCGGAGCTGATCCATTCTTAGCGACTATTCCACCCGGGGGCTGCCGTCGCGTAGAACGTTGCGTCTCGTCCTCCCGCACTCCATGTGCTGAAACTGACCCGATGGTCTGACAAGTTCGCCGGTAACACCGACAGACTCTGCAGGACCGGGCTGGGGGAGTGACAGGCGACACGCCGTGCTGCTGAAACGAAATGCCATCGAGCCGTCACGGATGCCACGACCGTGTCACCGATTGCCACGAGTGATGTCAAAATGCCATTTGATCTGGCACTTCACAGGGGGAGCTCTCGCGCGGCCCTTGATCGAGACAAAGTGACATAATGCAGCTTATCGGACTAGCGTAAGAGGTCTGCCTGGCGCCTAGCTCACCGCCGCTCGTGACTCCACCTGCGCAGTGCGTCAGCGATCTCACGTAGGTCGGCCTGTCCCGACGCGACGGCGATGACGAGGTCGTACGCGTCGTCGTCGGGCGCATCCACCTCAAGCCCGTTGATGTCCAGGAACACGATCGCCGCCAGCCACCCGAGACGTTTGTTCCCGTCGATCAGGGCGTAGTTGCGGACAAGCGACTCCATGATGGCCGCTGCCTTAACACTGATGTCAGGATAAGCATCGGTGCCCCAGAGGCTCGACGTCGGCCGATGCGCCGCTGATTCCAGCAATCCGACATCGCGGACCGGGCCCACTCCCAAATCGTCGATCAGGAGCAACAGATCCTCGAGTGTCAGATATTCAGTCACTGGCCGAGGCGATCCAGAAGGTCTGCGTACCGCGCCCGCGCTCTAGCGGATGCCCCGGTCATCCTGGCCTCGTGGCCACGCCGCTCGGCAGCCTCGTGAATGGCGCGCACGGTCGCCTCCTGACGGCTCACCCCTTGGGCTTCGGCCAAGGCCGCCAAGGCTCGCTCATCCTCTTCTGACAGTCGCAAGGTCATTGCCATGGCTCTATGGTATCACTGTGGTATCAACACGGCTCATCGGACGTCGACGAGTGGCCCGCGGACCCGATTAAGCTAGGCGTGTGCCAGACAGCGACGCTCCGGAGATCACCCACCAGTCCGCTGAGCACTGGTTCATCTGCGATGACTATGAACTGCGCATCCTGGAATTCGACGGCCCGGGCGGCACGGTGCCGACATTTGTGCTGGTGCATGGCATCGGAGTCAGTTCGCTCTACATGGCTCCGCTCGCGGAGAAGCTCGCCGCACACGGCCGCGTCCTGCTCATGGATCTGCCGGGCTTCGGGGGCGTTCCGCAGCCCGAGGACGACCTCGACGTCGAGGGCTTCGCCCGGGTGATCCGATCCGGCCTCGAGGCGCTGAAGGCGTCTCGAGTGGTGATGATCGGTCATTCGATGGGTGCCCAGTTCGTCGTCGAGTTGGCGCTCCTGGCACCCGAGTTCGGTGGACGCGTTGTCCTGGTGGCCCCCGTCGTGCCTCCGGGCAGCCGGGACACGCGGACCGTTCTCGCCGACTTCATCCGGTCCAGCTTCTCTGAGCGCCTCCCTGCGGCGATGCTGTCAGTGCAGGGGTACCTCCAAACGGCACCGTCGTGGGTCGCCGCCGTCTTCCCGGCGATGCTCGAGTACAGAATCGAACGTAGGATCGAGGGGCTCAAGGGTCGCCTCGCAATCCTCCGGGGCGACGAGGACGTCCTCTGCACCGACGAATGGGTCGATGAGCTCGCACGGGCTGCCCGCGGCTGCGAGGTGACGACGACGTTGGTCGAGGGAGCGTCCCACCAGGTGGTGGTGGACCATGCCGACTGGGTCGTGGCGGCCGCACTCGATGTGTGTGAGACGGCATGAGAAGGCTCGCGACGATTGCGGCGGACTGGCTCAACGTGGCCGTTCGGTGGCCACGCTCGATCCTGGACCGGACTCCCCCGGACGCCTACGACAACGGCGACCGAGTCCCCGTCATCGTGCTACCGGGGATCTGGGAGCCGTGGCGGTTCATGCTCCCCCTCGCGAAGGTCCTCCACGCTGAGGGTCACCCCATCTATCCGGTCCCAGGTCTGCGGCTGAACGGGGCCCCGCTCGATGCGTCGGCCGAGAAGGTCGCCGAGGCACTCTCCGAGCACGACGCCCCCCGTGTCGTGCTGGTTGCCCACAGCAAGGGTGGGCTCGTCGGCAAGCAGCTCATGTTGCACCCGAAGGTCGGCCACCGGGTCGCCGGTCTGGTCGCCCTGTGCAGCCCGTTCGGCGGCTCAACGCTCTCGTTACCGGTCCTCGCGCGCACGCCGCTCGGACTTTTCTCCCCCGCCAACTCGGCGCTGACCGCACTGGCGGCCGAGCAGGCTGTCAACGCCAAGATTGTCTCGATCGGCTCGTCCTACGACGAGATGGTTCCGAACGGAACCCATCTGGAAGGTGCCCACAACATCACCCTAGAGATGGCTGGCCACTTTCGCCCCCTCGTCTCCCCCTCGGCCCAGCAGCTCGTGCTGCAGGAGGTCAGACGCTTCGACACCTCGCCTGATCCCGGGCACTAGTTGGGACTGCGCGCACACGCATGGGCTCTGAATCGTATGCTCGGGTGATGCTTGAGGTTCTCGCACCCTGCCCTGGCCATGTCATCGCGATGAGCGAGGTCGACGATCCTGTCTTCAGCGTCGGGGCGGTCGGCCCGGGCGTTGGAATCGAGCCGAGGCCGGGACAGACGGCGGTGGTCTCCCCCGTCGACGGAGTGCTGATCAAGCTGAGCCCACACGCCTTCATCGTCCTCGTCGACGACGAGATCGGCGTGCTCGTCCACATCGGTATCAACACGGTCCGCCTCGACGGCGAGGGATTCGAGCTCCTGGCTGCCGAGGGCGATCGCGTGGAGGCCGGCACTCCGGTCGTCTCCTGGGATCCCGGGTCGATCACCGACCCGGACATGCGCGACACCGTCATCGTCGCGGTCATGGATCAGGAACCCGACTCGCTGAGGATCGACGAGGTGAACCACGACGTCGACGCCGGAAGGGTGCTCTTCCGTCTCGTCTGACGCGCGATCACCAGCAGCAGTAGCCGCCGTCGACGAGCAGGTCCGCTCCGGTGATGTAGCTGGCGGCGGGGCTGAGCAGGAATGTCACCGGGCCTGCGATCTCGCCGGGTTCGGCAAGGCGCCCCAGCGGCGTCGTGTCCGCGAACTCCGCCACGAGGTCGGCCACCTCAGGGCGCTCGTTCATCGGCGTTCGGGTGTAGCCCGGGCTGACGGAGTTCACCCTGATCCCCACTGGAGCCCACTCGACCGCCAGCGACTTCGTCAGGTGGATGACAGCGGCCTTGCCAGAGTTGTACTGCGCCTGGGTCAGATTCCGGTTGGCGATGGAGCCGGAGATGGATGCGATGTTGACGATCGCTCCCCCACCGTTGGCGATCATGGCCCGCCCCTCGGCCTGGCAGGACCAGAACAGGCCGTCCACGTTGGTCTCGTACACCGATCGCCACTGGTCCGGCGTGATGTCAAGAGCTGGTGTGCCCGCTCCGATGCCAGCGTTGTTGACGGCCAAGGCGAGGGGCCCGAGCTCGCGTTCCACGAGGTCGACGGCGGGCTGCGCCGCGTGCGGGTCGCGCACGTCCCACTCGACCGGGATCGCGATTCCTCCCTCGTCGGAGATCAGCCGCAGGGTCTCGTCGAGCGAACTCCTGGAGCGTGCCGTACACGCGACCAGCGCACCCGCATCGGCCAGCGCACGGGCGATGGCCTGACCGATCCCCTTGGACGCACCGGTGACTAGGGCGACCTTCCCCTCGAGCGAGAACGACACCTTGTCAGCCACAGCACGCCTTTCGTTGATTCACTGACGACAATAGAGCCCCGCGCCGCTCACTGCGGCGCGGGGCTCGAGGTTGTAGCGAGAGCTGATCAGTAGTTGATCATGTGGCCCGCGATGCCCTCGGCGGCCTCCTTGAGCGCCTCGGACAGGGTCGGGTGCGCGTGGATGTTGCGGCCGATCTCCTCGGCGGTCAGGTCGTAGGCCTGGGCGAGCGTCAGCTCGGGCAGGAGTTCGGTGACGTCGGGACCGATCATGTGCGCGCCGAGGATCTCGTTGTAGCGGGCGTCGGCGACGATCTTGACGAAGCCCGAGCCGTCGCCCAGGCCCCAGGCCTTGCCGTTGGCGGCGAACGGGAACTTGCTGACCTTGACGTCGTACCCCTTGTCCTTCGCCTGCTGCTCCGTGTAGCCGAAAGAGGCCACCTGCGGCTGGCAGTAGGTGGCGCGCGGGATCATGTCGTAGTTGATGGGCTGGGTTTCCGCGCCGCCGATCGTCTCGGCCGCGACGACGCCCTGGGCCTCGGCGGTGTGCGCGAGCATGAGCTTGCCCGTGCAGTCTCCGATAGCGAAGATGTGCTCGACGTTGGTCCGCATGAAGTCGTCGATCGCGATGGCCTTGCGTTCGGTGACTTCCACGCCGGTGTTCTCGAGGCCGAACCCGTCGATGCGCGGCGCGAAGCCGATGGCGGACAGGAAGCGGTCGGCTTCGAGGACCTTCTGCTCCCCACCGTCGGCAGGGCTTACAGTCACCTTCACCCCGGAGCCGGTGTCCTCGATCGACTCGACCTTCGTCGAGGTGAGCACCTTGATCCCGAGCTTCTTGTAGGCCTTGGCCAGTTCCGCAGAGATCTCCGCGTCCTCGGTGGGAACCATGCGGTCGAGGTACTCGACGATCGTGACGTCCGTGCCGAACTGGCTCATCACGAAGGCGAACTCGGTGCCGATGGCGCCGGAGCCGCCGACGATGACCGATCCCGGGACCTCGTCGGCGAGGATCTGCTCCTCGTACGTGACGACGTTGGCCGAGCGCTCAGTGCCGGGAAGCATGCGGGTGGTGGCGCCCACCGCGATGATGGCGTTCTTAAAGGTCACCTTCTCCTTCTCGCCGCCATTCAGTTCGACCTCGATCGTGTGGGCGTCGAGGAAGGTGCCCCAGCCGTCGATCTCGGTGATCTTGTTCTTCTTCATGAGGTAATGGATGCCCTTGGTCATCCGGTCCGAGACCTGGCGGCTGCGCTTGTACGCCTTGGCGTAGTTGAAGCTGACCTCCCCCTCGATCCCGAACGTGTCGGCCTCGTGGTTGAAGATGTGGGCCAGTTCGGCGTTGCGCAGCAGCGACTTCGTCGGGATGCAGCCGATGTTGAGGCAGACTCCACCCCAGTACCGCTTCTCGATCACGGCCACCTTGAGGCCTAGCTGCGAGGCGCGGATGGCGGCCACATAGCCGCCGGGGCCAGCGCCGAGGACAACGACGTCATATTCAGAGCTCATGGCACCACCTTAGTGCTCTTCGGAGGCGTTCGCAGACTGCGCGCCACCCGTAGAACCTGGATTTATCTCATGCATGAGATAACCTGTTGCGATGAGTGCTACGAGTGAGTCGATCGGCCGAATGATCCGCGATGCGCGCATCGCGCGCGGATGGTCGCAGCAGAAACTGGCGGACGAACTTGGTTCGGTCCAGAGCGCGGTACACCGCATCGAGAACGGCCAGCAGAACCTCTCCCTCAACATGATCGACCGTCTCGCGGAGGCGTTGGACATGCCCCTCATCCAGACCGCCACCGAGGGCAGCGTCAACTTCGAGATCCAGGGCGAGGCGCGCCTGTCGGGCCAGATCGATGTGCGTACCTCCAAGAACGCGGCCATGGCGATTCTGTGCGCCAGCCTGCTCAACAACGGTCGGACAGTCCTGCGCGGCATCGCCCGCATCGAGGAGGTCGACCGCATCAGCGACGTGCTCAAATCGATCGGCGTGCGCCTCAACTGGATAGGCGATAACGACCTCGAGATCGTGCGCCCCGCGCGCCTCACCCCGGAAACCATCGACGAGCGCGCCGCGAAACGCACGCGCAGCATCCTCATGTTCCTCGGCCCGCTCATGCACGAGTTCGACGAGTTCCTCCTGCCCTACGCCGGCGGCTGCGACCTCGGCGCGCGCACGGTCCACCCGCACCTCTCGGCGCTCAAGCGGCTCGGCCTGGACGTCGAGGCCACCGAGGGCAACTACCACGCCACGGTCAGCACCAACGTCGAGCCCACCCGCAGCGTGACGCTCATCGAGCGCGGCGACACCGTCACGGAGAACGCGCTCATGGCAGCGGCCCGCACCCCCGGCGTCACGACGCTGCGCAACGCGTCTGGCAACTACATGGTGCAGGACCTGTGCTTCTTCCTGCGGCGGCTCGGCGTCGAGATCGACGGGATCGGCACGACGACCCTGACCATCACCGGCGTCGAGCGCATCGACACCGATGTGGAGTACCACATTTCCGAGGACCCGATCGAGGCGATGACGCTGCTGACTGCCGGCATCGTCACCGGTTCGGAGATCACCGTGCGCCGTTGCCCGATCGAGTTCCTCGAGGTCGAGTTCGCCGTCCTCGACGAGATGGGTCAGCGTCTCGAGCTGTCGCCGGAATACCGCAGCCACAACGGGGAGACCAGGCTTGTGGACGTGACCGTCAAGCCCTCGTCGCTGACCGCTCCCCTCGACAAGGTCCACCCGATGCCGTTTCCCGGCCTCAACATCGACAATCTGCCGTTCTTCGCGGTCATCTGCGCGACGGCGACGGGCCAGTCGACCATCTACGACTGGGTCTACGACAACCGGGCCATCCACCTCAAGAAGCTGGCTGACCTGGGTGCGAACGTTCAGCTCATGGACGCCCACCGCCTTCTCATCATCGGCCCGACCCGGTGGCGCGGCCGCAACATCGAGTCGCCCCCGGCTCTGCGTCCCGCGGTCTGTCTGTTGCTGGCCGCGTTGGCCGCACGCGGCACGACCAACCTCATGGACGTCTACGTGATCAACCGTGGCTACGAGGATCTGCCGCAGCGGCTCAACAAGCTTGGCGCCAAGATCAACGTCTTCTGGGGCAGCCCCACGTCCGGGGACTGAGCCCGACCGTCGTCCGCGACGGCGTCACCGCAGCGGCCGGGCCTCGAAGCGGTGGCGCGGGGCGACGATGTCGTCCTGCGCAGCCACGAGGCGCAGCTCTCGGTGACCCACGCGCGTGGTGTGTTCCAGGATCGAGTAGACGATCGACGCCGTGGCGCCCAGCGCCTCCGAGACGTCCCGGCTGCGCAGCCAGTGGGCGAGGAACATCGCTGTGGTGAGGTCTCCCGACCCGGT containing:
- a CDS encoding helix-turn-helix domain-containing protein — protein: MVCRPGHLGQFVGGDPAGGDLHRDPRAGQVPDERGVVVGLDERGRERDGELAAERGLTLTELAERVGISLVNLSVLKNDRARAIRFTTLIALCDALGCQPGDLFELAP
- a CDS encoding DUF6320 domain-containing protein; translated protein: MRLCASCGGQVAGEWAECPLCRVELDHVEARLASREIFPAPPLRFDRRQVWAAVVALSVLVLIFSFAAPALVPGLVAPVRTVWLSVAVVWLVVIAAVQRRRNVGSLVGWLVLLLSVAAVVWNQYDGPDFWATTWVVPAICTAANLALGVIVWIVRLDPQEHLAKALLVGLIGLVPGLFVLFGWVATPLPALICVGFSLLVVSLILIIRPRQLGSALRRRLHL
- a CDS encoding class I SAM-dependent DNA methyltransferase; the protein is MHNHFDDQAATWDEDQSKIERARTIADAIVESLRLNGDERVLEYGAGTGLVAQALGEGVGALTLADSSAGMRAAMTTKVERGTLPAATRVWDLDLSTDEVPAGEAFDLIASSLVLHHIGELDRVLEGFWSLLRSGGSVAIADLDREDGSFHEHLHDFDGHNGFDRDDLRSRLEAAGFVDVRFDDCGEVHKAGRSFGLFLATARRP
- a CDS encoding glycoside hydrolase family 3 C-terminal domain-containing protein; translated protein: MPRPGAEIEHRDHDDRGEDRRVSTLDLPGRQLELLQRVHATGTPMVVLVMSGRPLDLRWADANADAIVQIWYPGVRGGDAVARVLFGDVSPAGRLPFTWPRHVGQVPMVHSHYRTFQPEEADKRYWDEESTPLYPFGHGLTYATVEYSDLRAPSSVAVGETGTVAVTLTNTSEVDSDEVAQLYIHQRYGTSTRPVRELRAFRRVHVPAGASVDVEFELGPDQLRYWSAATRTWVQDPTVIDLFAGGSSVCDLTTSLEVTA
- a CDS encoding type II toxin-antitoxin system death-on-curing family toxin, producing the protein MTEYLTLEDLLLLIDDLGVGPVRDVGLLESAAHRPTSSLWGTDAYPDISVKAAAIMESLVRNYALIDGNKRLGWLAAIVFLDINGLEVDAPDDDAYDLVIAVASGQADLREIADALRRWSHERR
- a CDS encoding alpha/beta fold hydrolase — its product is MPDSDAPEITHQSAEHWFICDDYELRILEFDGPGGTVPTFVLVHGIGVSSLYMAPLAEKLAAHGRVLLMDLPGFGGVPQPEDDLDVEGFARVIRSGLEALKASRVVMIGHSMGAQFVVELALLAPEFGGRVVLVAPVVPPGSRDTRTVLADFIRSSFSERLPAAMLSVQGYLQTAPSWVAAVFPAMLEYRIERRIEGLKGRLAILRGDEDVLCTDEWVDELARAARGCEVTTTLVEGASHQVVVDHADWVVAAALDVCETA
- a CDS encoding lipase family alpha/beta hydrolase — its product is MRRLATIAADWLNVAVRWPRSILDRTPPDAYDNGDRVPVIVLPGIWEPWRFMLPLAKVLHAEGHPIYPVPGLRLNGAPLDASAEKVAEALSEHDAPRVVLVAHSKGGLVGKQLMLHPKVGHRVAGLVALCSPFGGSTLSLPVLARTPLGLFSPANSALTALAAEQAVNAKIVSIGSSYDEMVPNGTHLEGAHNITLEMAGHFRPLVSPSAQQLVLQEVRRFDTSPDPGH
- a CDS encoding PTS sugar transporter subunit IIA; the encoded protein is MLEVLAPCPGHVIAMSEVDDPVFSVGAVGPGVGIEPRPGQTAVVSPVDGVLIKLSPHAFIVLVDDEIGVLVHIGINTVRLDGEGFELLAAEGDRVEAGTPVVSWDPGSITDPDMRDTVIVAVMDQEPDSLRIDEVNHDVDAGRVLFRLV
- a CDS encoding glucose 1-dehydrogenase; translation: MADKVSFSLEGKVALVTGASKGIGQAIARALADAGALVACTARSRSSLDETLRLISDEGGIAIPVEWDVRDPHAAQPAVDLVERELGPLALAVNNAGIGAGTPALDITPDQWRSVYETNVDGLFWSCQAEGRAMIANGGGAIVNIASISGSIANRNLTQAQYNSGKAAVIHLTKSLAVEWAPVGIRVNSVSPGYTRTPMNERPEVADLVAEFADTTPLGRLAEPGEIAGPVTFLLSPAASYITGADLLVDGGYCCW
- the lpdA gene encoding dihydrolipoyl dehydrogenase produces the protein MSSEYDVVVLGAGPGGYVAAIRASQLGLKVAVIEKRYWGGVCLNIGCIPTKSLLRNAELAHIFNHEADTFGIEGEVSFNYAKAYKRSRQVSDRMTKGIHYLMKKNKITEIDGWGTFLDAHTIEVELNGGEKEKVTFKNAIIAVGATTRMLPGTERSANVVTYEEQILADEVPGSVIVGGSGAIGTEFAFVMSQFGTDVTIVEYLDRMVPTEDAEISAELAKAYKKLGIKVLTSTKVESIEDTGSGVKVTVSPADGGEQKVLEADRFLSAIGFAPRIDGFGLENTGVEVTERKAIAIDDFMRTNVEHIFAIGDCTGKLMLAHTAEAQGVVAAETIGGAETQPINYDMIPRATYCQPQVASFGYTEQQAKDKGYDVKVSKFPFAANGKAWGLGDGSGFVKIVADARYNEILGAHMIGPDVTELLPELTLAQAYDLTAEEIGRNIHAHPTLSEALKEAAEGIAGHMINY
- a CDS encoding helix-turn-helix domain-containing protein, with translation MSATSESIGRMIRDARIARGWSQQKLADELGSVQSAVHRIENGQQNLSLNMIDRLAEALDMPLIQTATEGSVNFEIQGEARLSGQIDVRTSKNAAMAILCASLLNNGRTVLRGIARIEEVDRISDVLKSIGVRLNWIGDNDLEIVRPARLTPETIDERAAKRTRSILMFLGPLMHEFDEFLLPYAGGCDLGARTVHPHLSALKRLGLDVEATEGNYHATVSTNVEPTRSVTLIERGDTVTENALMAAARTPGVTTLRNASGNYMVQDLCFFLRRLGVEIDGIGTTTLTITGVERIDTDVEYHISEDPIEAMTLLTAGIVTGSEITVRRCPIEFLEVEFAVLDEMGQRLELSPEYRSHNGETRLVDVTVKPSSLTAPLDKVHPMPFPGLNIDNLPFFAVICATATGQSTIYDWVYDNRAIHLKKLADLGANVQLMDAHRLLIIGPTRWRGRNIESPPALRPAVCLLLAALAARGTTNLMDVYVINRGYEDLPQRLNKLGAKINVFWGSPTSGD